GCGCAATAAACTCTGCTACCCCCGCCAGCGTCAGGACCGCCTCCAGCTGCGCCGTGGAAACCTGCTGACCGTTAAGCAGGTTATCGCGCACCGTGGCGCCTGGCAGATGTGGGTTTTGCCCTACCCAGGCGACAGCCTGATGCCAGCTGCGTCGCTGTAGCTCGCGCAGCTCATAACCGTTGACGCGCAGCGAGCCCTGGTAGGGCAGAAAACCCAACAGCACGTTTATCAGCGAGCTTTTGCCGGCGCCGCTCTGGCCGACCAGTGCGACCCGACGACCCGGCGGCAGCGTGAAATTGAGCGGCCCGGCCAGCACCGCGCCGTCCGGTGCCGTAATCACCAATTCTGCAGCTTCGATATGAAGTGGCCGATCGGTCGCTAAGATCTGCGCGCCTTGCGCCGGCGCCGGCTCCGGATGAGAAGTGAGAAAATGATGCAGCGCGTCAGCCGCACCCACCGCCTGCGCTTTCGCGTGATAAAAAGCGCCGAGGTCGCGCAGCGGTTGAAAAAACTCCGGCGCCAGAATCAACGCGAGAAAACCGGCAAACAGCGTCACCGGCTGGCCGTAGTGGCCGAAATCAAGCTCGCCCAGATAAGAGAAGCCGAAATAGACGGCGACAATGGCGATAGAGAGGGAGGCAAAAAACTCCAGCACCGCCGAGGAGAGAAACGCCAGCCGCAGCACTTCCATGGTGCGCTGCCGGAAATCTTCCGAGGCGGTGGCGATGGCGCGCGTTTCTGCTGCGCCGCGATGAAACAGCCGTAGCGTATCCAGCCCGCGCAGCCGGTCAAGGAAATCGCCGCTCAGCCGCGCCAGCGCCTGGAAATTACGTCGGTTCGCGTCGGCGGCGCCCATGCCGACCAGCGCCATAAACAGCGGGATCAACGGCGCCGTCGCCAGCAGAATCAGTCCGGCGGCCCAGTTGACCGGGAAAATCGCCACTAAAATCAGCGCGGGGATCAGAACAGCAAGGCTCATCTGCGGCAGATAGCGGGCGTAATAGTCCTGCATCTCCTCCAGCTGTTCCAGCAGTAGCGTCGCCCAGCTGCCGGCAGGTTTACCCTGAATCCAGGCGGGGCCGAGCTGCTGCAGCCGATCGAGCGCCTGCTTGCGCAGCGCACGGCGTATCTGCTCGCCTGCCCGATAGCCAGCCTGTTCGCGCAGCCAGCTGAGCAGCGCGCGCAGAGCAAAGCAGAGTAACAGCAGCAGCATTGCGGACAGAGACTGCTCGCGCGGCTGGTGGGCGCTGATTAGCTGATGCATCAGCGTCGCCAGCAGCCAGGCCTGGGCGATAATCAGCAGAGCGCTGGCTAAGCCGAGCAGGGTAGAGAGGGTAGTCCAGGGGCGTGCGTGAACGCGCTGCTGACGCAGCCAGCGGGTAAGTTGGTGTTGACGTTTCTTTTCCATCCGGGGCCGTTTCATCTGAAAAACAGGCTGGCCGATATCGCCAGGGAATATGCCTGCAGAGGCGCTGGCAATGTAGCATGGCGGCAAGAAAAAAGGCGACTGTTCAACGGTCGCCTTGGGTAAATAAGATCAGCTAATTAACAAGTTACTTATCGTTTTTAACCAAACCATCCAGATAGCGTTCGGCATCCAGCGCAGCCATACAGCCGGTGCCGGCGGAGGTGATCGCCTGACGGTAGGTATGGTCCATCACGTCGCCGGCGGCAAACACGCCCGGGATGCTGGTCTGCGTCGCGTTGCCATGCAGGCCGGACTGTACCTTGATGTAGCCGTTTTCCAGCTCCAGCTGACCGGCGAAAATAGCGGTGTTCGGGCTGTGGCCGATAGCGACAAACAGGCCCGCGACATCTACCACTTCCGTCTGCGCCGGATT
This DNA window, taken from Mixta gaviniae, encodes the following:
- the cydD gene encoding heme ABC transporter permease/ATP-binding protein CydD, translated to MEKKRQHQLTRWLRQQRVHARPWTTLSTLLGLASALLIIAQAWLLATLMHQLISAHQPREQSLSAMLLLLLCFALRALLSWLREQAGYRAGEQIRRALRKQALDRLQQLGPAWIQGKPAGSWATLLLEQLEEMQDYYARYLPQMSLAVLIPALILVAIFPVNWAAGLILLATAPLIPLFMALVGMGAADANRRNFQALARLSGDFLDRLRGLDTLRLFHRGAAETRAIATASEDFRQRTMEVLRLAFLSSAVLEFFASLSIAIVAVYFGFSYLGELDFGHYGQPVTLFAGFLALILAPEFFQPLRDLGAFYHAKAQAVGAADALHHFLTSHPEPAPAQGAQILATDRPLHIEAAELVITAPDGAVLAGPLNFTLPPGRRVALVGQSGAGKSSLINVLLGFLPYQGSLRVNGYELRELQRRSWHQAVAWVGQNPHLPGATVRDNLLNGQQVSTAQLEAVLTLAGVAEFIARLPQGLDSAIGDQSAGLSVGQAQRIAVARALLKPCCLLLLDEPGASLDARSEQHVMQALRAASHQQTTLMVTHQLNELAQWDEIWVMRDGQLVQRGSWQQLTQQQGAFTALLSHRQEEQSS